The proteins below are encoded in one region of Micromonospora yangpuensis:
- a CDS encoding ferredoxin reductase, which translates to MTSIATRPPRKASLRDRLMRLAETVTTPLLPEDYLDLIDPLRSGAALRGRILAVQPQTRDAATLTIQPGRGWRGHTPGQYVRLGVDVDGVRQWRAYSVTSVPGRPGAPISVTVKAIPDGVVSNHLVRRIQPGTIVQLDQAQGDFVLPRPVPERVLFVTAGSGITPVMAMLRAGVHRAADVVLIHSAPTPDDVIFAAELRDLAARGAIRLHERHTDTAGPLTVDQLDELVGDHLDRQTWACGPVGLLDAVEAHWTARQRAERLHTERFRPTVVTPGAGGEVTFTRAAVTLRADGATPILDAGESAGVLMPSGCRMGICYGCVLPLRQGAVRDLRNGTVTTAVPGDGVLIQTCVSAAAGACDIDL; encoded by the coding sequence ATGACCTCGATCGCGACGCGCCCGCCCCGGAAGGCCTCGCTGCGGGACCGGCTGATGCGGCTCGCCGAGACGGTGACGACGCCGCTGCTGCCGGAGGACTACCTCGACCTGATCGACCCGCTGCGCTCCGGCGCGGCGCTGCGCGGCCGGATCCTCGCCGTGCAACCCCAGACCCGCGACGCCGCCACCCTGACCATCCAGCCCGGCCGGGGCTGGCGGGGCCACACCCCCGGCCAGTACGTCCGCCTCGGTGTCGACGTCGACGGGGTGCGCCAGTGGCGGGCGTACTCGGTCACCTCGGTGCCCGGACGGCCGGGCGCGCCCATCTCGGTCACCGTCAAGGCCATTCCCGACGGCGTGGTCAGCAACCACCTGGTACGCCGGATCCAGCCGGGCACGATCGTCCAGCTCGACCAGGCCCAGGGTGACTTCGTGCTGCCCCGGCCCGTCCCGGAGCGGGTCCTCTTCGTCACCGCGGGCAGCGGCATCACCCCGGTGATGGCGATGCTGCGTGCCGGGGTCCACCGGGCCGCCGACGTGGTGCTGATCCACTCCGCACCCACCCCCGACGACGTGATCTTCGCCGCCGAGCTGCGGGACCTCGCGGCGCGGGGAGCCATCCGGCTGCACGAACGGCACACCGACACCGCCGGTCCGCTGACCGTCGACCAGCTCGACGAGCTGGTCGGAGACCACCTGGACCGGCAGACCTGGGCGTGTGGCCCGGTCGGCCTGCTGGACGCCGTCGAGGCGCACTGGACGGCCCGGCAGCGCGCCGAGCGGCTGCACACCGAACGCTTCCGACCCACCGTCGTCACCCCCGGTGCCGGCGGCGAGGTCACCTTCACCCGGGCGGCGGTGACCCTGCGGGCCGACGGCGCCACCCCGATCCTCGACGCCGGGGAGTCCGCCGGCGTGCTGATGCCCTCCGGCTGCCGGATGGGCATCTGCTACGGCTGCGTGCTGCCGCTGCGGCAGGGCGCGGTCCGGGACCTGCGCAACGGCACCGTCACCACGGCGGTGCCCGGCGACGGCGTACTCATCCAGACCTGTGTGTCG
- a CDS encoding DMT family transporter — MLLAVLLSFATAFCYGLSAAVHQRAAKRERPHAALDPRLLVRLFRNRLWLSGWLPDTAGAALHATALRFGPLVLVQPVLASGLFMAILIEAVLDRRRVLRRDAMAIGVGATGLAAFLVVSDARAGVTDPSLSSWVWVGVGAGVAVAGCVLLSVRLRGAVRGAVLGVACGIAYSVAAALAKAVVGRYQGDLVPVLLDWRFAALALVALLGLLLNQNAFQSGRLAAPLTALTLTDPVVSVVVGVTAFQETVSLGGIRLVGLGVSAVAILAGIWLAGTGSRQDRR; from the coding sequence ATGCTGCTCGCCGTCCTGCTCTCCTTCGCCACCGCCTTCTGCTACGGGCTCTCCGCCGCCGTGCACCAGCGGGCGGCGAAGCGGGAACGCCCGCATGCCGCGTTGGACCCCCGACTGCTGGTACGGCTGTTCCGCAACCGGTTGTGGCTCTCCGGTTGGCTGCCGGACACCGCCGGGGCGGCCCTGCACGCCACCGCGCTGCGCTTCGGCCCCCTGGTGCTGGTCCAACCCGTGCTGGCCAGCGGGCTGTTCATGGCGATCCTGATCGAGGCGGTGCTCGACCGGCGGCGGGTGCTGCGCCGGGACGCGATGGCCATCGGGGTCGGCGCGACCGGACTGGCCGCCTTCCTGGTGGTCTCCGACGCGCGGGCCGGCGTCACCGACCCGTCCCTGTCGAGTTGGGTCTGGGTCGGGGTGGGTGCCGGCGTGGCCGTGGCGGGTTGTGTGCTGCTCTCGGTCCGGCTGCGGGGGGCGGTGCGGGGCGCGGTGCTCGGGGTGGCCTGCGGGATCGCCTACAGCGTGGCGGCCGCCCTGGCCAAGGCGGTCGTCGGCCGGTACCAGGGCGATCTGGTGCCGGTGCTGCTGGACTGGCGGTTCGCGGCCCTGGCGCTGGTGGCCCTGCTCGGTCTGCTGCTCAACCAGAACGCCTTCCAGAGCGGCCGGCTCGCCGCGCCGCTGACCGCGCTGACCCTCACCGATCCGGTGGTCAGCGTCGTGGTCGGGGTGACCGCCTTCCAGGAGACCGTGTCGCTGGGTGGGATCCGGCTCGTCGGGCTCGGGGTGTCCGCGGTGGCGATCCTGGCCGGCATCTGGCTGGCCGGTACGGGCAGCCGGCAGGACCGGCGGTGA
- a CDS encoding PucR family transcriptional regulator yields the protein MSDDFPAGPLPARFGLDEQASRALRDQLPALAERTVTRITAEVPSYSGTLTGQMREKIENAVQIALGTFLNLMERSQGIDPSTPLTHALAAAYALGSGEARAGRSMDALLAAYRVGARVAWREMSTTTVRGGLPAATVAEFAELMFAYIDELSAASVAGHADELASAGQARRRNLERLTHLLLAGEAEEALRGRADRADWPVPQTLTAVLLPRSTVRGALARLDPHTLDSAEDLPGVEATEELSVLLVPDMHAARRAHLLRTLHGLRAVVGPARPWHRAAFSYRRALRARQVGLGEGGDDPVDTERHLAELLLGADPESLADLRAQALAPLSDLPPATAHRLAETLRSWLLHQGRRDQVAADLFVHPQTVRYRMGRLRERYADRLDDPAAVLDLTVALAFLPPPPGPDRPDPAPQD from the coding sequence ATGTCAGACGACTTCCCGGCCGGCCCGCTGCCCGCCCGGTTCGGCCTCGACGAACAGGCCAGCCGGGCCCTGCGTGACCAACTGCCCGCGCTCGCCGAACGCACGGTCACCCGGATCACCGCCGAGGTGCCGAGCTACTCGGGCACCCTCACCGGGCAGATGCGGGAGAAGATCGAGAACGCGGTGCAGATCGCCCTCGGCACCTTCCTCAACCTGATGGAACGGTCCCAGGGTATCGACCCGAGCACCCCGCTGACCCACGCCCTGGCAGCGGCGTACGCGCTGGGCAGTGGGGAGGCCCGCGCCGGTCGGAGCATGGACGCGCTGCTGGCGGCGTACCGGGTGGGCGCCCGGGTGGCCTGGCGGGAGATGTCCACCACCACCGTGCGGGGCGGGCTGCCCGCCGCCACCGTCGCCGAGTTCGCCGAGCTGATGTTCGCCTACATCGACGAGCTCTCCGCCGCCAGCGTGGCCGGGCACGCCGACGAGCTGGCCAGTGCCGGCCAGGCCCGCCGGCGCAACCTGGAACGCCTGACCCACCTGCTGCTGGCCGGCGAGGCCGAGGAGGCCCTGCGCGGCCGGGCCGACCGGGCCGACTGGCCGGTGCCACAGACCCTGACCGCGGTGCTGCTGCCCCGCAGCACCGTCCGGGGCGCCCTGGCCCGGCTGGACCCGCACACCCTGGACAGCGCCGAGGACCTGCCGGGCGTGGAGGCCACCGAGGAGCTGTCCGTGCTGCTCGTGCCGGACATGCACGCCGCCCGCCGGGCGCACCTGCTGCGGACCCTGCACGGCCTGCGGGCGGTGGTCGGCCCGGCCCGGCCCTGGCACCGGGCCGCCTTCTCCTACCGGCGGGCGCTGCGGGCGCGCCAGGTCGGCCTCGGCGAGGGAGGCGACGATCCGGTCGACACCGAACGGCACCTCGCCGAGCTGCTCCTCGGCGCGGACCCGGAGAGCCTGGCCGACCTGCGCGCCCAGGCGTTGGCTCCGCTGTCGGACCTGCCGCCGGCCACCGCGCACCGGCTCGCCGAGACGTTACGTTCCTGGCTGCTGCACCAGGGCCGCCGCGACCAGGTGGCCGCCGACCTGTTCGTGCACCCGCAGACCGTGCGGTACCGGATGGGCCGGCTGCGGGAGCGCTACGCCGACCGCCTCGACGACCCGGCCGCCGTCCTGGACCTGACCGTGGCGTTGGCCTTCCTCCCGCCGCCGCCCGGCCCGGACCGGCCCGACCCCGCCCCGCAGGACTGA